A genomic stretch from Apis cerana isolate GH-2021 linkage group LG7, AcerK_1.0, whole genome shotgun sequence includes:
- the LOC107998426 gene encoding uncharacterized protein LOC107998426 has product MKTNNQDTFCKKMRKATKEIHSISDSLVNAKLAFGFLDNSVWADGLLVFYEVFRYLELAMIRWKDTEIGLFLHEELRRTEAFEIDLEFYLGKEWKKNLNIRDSVTKYLIHLKEIEDTEPILLIAYIYHLYMGLLSGGIILRKKRELMKKFWPFKEYQMNGNNITNFENSNIFQLKQHMRDTMNKIAEKLDEDTKNKLIEESKTVFTLNNEIIRSIQGTGTIMLKKTIYFVIPIMLIFLAFFVSFRKM; this is encoded by the exons atgaaaactaatAATCAAGatacattttgtaaaaaaatgcgaaaagctacaaaagaaattcattcaattagtGATTCATTAGTGAATGCAAAATTAGCATTTG GATTTCTTGATAATTCTGTATGGGCAGATGGTCTTTTGGTTTTTTATGAAGTTTTTCGATATTTGGAACTTGCTATGATAAGATGGAAAGATACAGAAATAGgtttatttttacatgaaGAACTTCGTCGAACTGAAGCATTTGAAATTgatcttgaattttatttaggaaaagaatggaaaaaaaatcttaatattcg AGATAGTGTTACTAAATATCTGattcatttaaaagaaatcgaagatACAGAACCTATTTTGCTAATagcatatatttatcatttgtaCATGGGTCTTCTAAGTGGTGGAATtattttacgtaaaaaaagggaattaatgaaaaaattttggccatttaaagaatatcaaatgaatggtaataatattacaaattttgaaaacagtAATATCTTTCAACTTAAACAACATATGCGCGATACTATGAATAAAATCGCGGAAAAATTAGACgaagatacaaaaaataaacttattgaaGAAAGTAAAACagtatttacattaaataatgaaattataagaagCATACAAGGTACAGGCACTATTATGCttaagaaaacaatatattttgttattcccattatgctaatttttttagcattttttgtatcttttagaaaaatgtga
- the LOC108000951 gene encoding m7GpppN-mRNA hydrolase, whose product MVDHSIPSDILDDLSSRFIINVPEEERKDLVRICFQIELAHWFYLDFYCTDENPKLRPCSMREFATHIFFHIPFLKPHVANIDNILEQWRDYKQNVPTFGAIVLNEDLTKVLLVQSYWAKSSWSFPKGKVNEDEDPSHCAVREVLEETGFDISNLIDENEYIESTINEQLVRLYIICGVQKDTKFQPKTRKEIKNVEWFSLADLPNNKKDMTPKVKTGVGPNAFFMVIPFVRRMRRWIQEKHLRDKNTNTNTIRRHRHRSLGDVETSSKNKRHLPPHSVQNDIPSFKDVKNFRQSNTSPARNRRGIHDNKNILPKTAIKRNLFGDQNEEETSNVLAKQLTDSPQNQQSCSLLMDPAIQSIKCNEFNYKAQTFATEIKDQTFQDSRNVEFTEGNIKSLLFGKAANKLQTDLKSIPSPFMVMTHSASHFFPIEAQKYPIECFSLIWANFKFDKQAILDCL is encoded by the exons atggttGATCATTCTATACCATCTGACATTCTCGATGATTTAAGCag tcgatttattattaatgtacctgaagaagaaaggaaagatttaGTTCGAATATGTTTTCAAATCGAATTAGCTCATTggttttatttagatttttactgTACAGATGAAAATCCAAAATTAAGACCATGTAGTATGAGAGAATTTGctacacatattttttttcatatacctTTTTTGAAACCTCATGTAGCTAACATAGATAATATTCTTGAACAATGGCGCGACTATAAACAAAATGTTCCAACTTTTGGAGCAATTGTATTGAATGAAGATCTGACTAAAGTATTACTTGTTCAAAGTTATTGGGCAAAAAGTAGTTGGAGTTTTCCAAAAGGAAAAGTTAATGAGGATGAAGATCCATCTCATTGTGCTGTTCGAGAAGTTTTAGAAGAAACTGgttttgatatttcaaatttgatagATGAAAATGAATACATCGAATCAACAATTAATGAACAATTAGTaagattatacataatatgtgGTGttcaaaaagatacaaaatttcaaCCAAAAacacgaaaagaaataaaaaacgtaGAATGGTTTTCTTTAGCTGATTtacctaataataaaaaagatatgacTCCAAAAGTAAAAACAGGAGTTGGTCCAAATGCATTTTTCATGGTAATTCCTTTTGTAag gaGGATGAGACGTTGGATACAAGAAAAACATTTACGtgacaaaaatacaaatacaaatacaatacGAAGACATAGGCATAGATCTTTGGGTGATGTTGAAACTAgttcaaaaaataaacgacATTTACCTCCTCATTCTGttcaa aatgatATTCCAAGTTTTaaagatgttaaaaattttcgacaaTCTAATACTTCACCTGCAAGAAATCGACGTGGTatacatgataataaaaatattttacctaAAACAGCAATTAAACGTAACTTATTTGGAGatcaaaatgaagaagaaacatCAAATGTACTAGCTAAACAATTAACAGATAGTCCACAAAATCAACAATCATGTTCACTTTTAATGGATCCAGCTATTCAATCTATAAAGtgcaatgaatttaattataaggcTCAGACATTTGCTACAGAAATAAaag atcAAACATTTCAAGATTCTCGAAATGTAGAATTTACagaaggaaatattaaatctttattatttggaaaagcagcaaataaattgcaaacagatttaaaaagtattccaTCTCCATTTATGGTAATGACTCATAGTGCATCTCATTTCTTTCCAATAGAAGCTCAAAAATATCCCATAGaatgtttttcattaatttgggcgaattttaaatttgacaaaCAAGCAATACttgattgtttataa
- the LOC108000952 gene encoding phosphomevalonate kinase isoform X1, whose amino-acid sequence MASSQHIDNSAINFKNSSKPKIILLFSGKRKCGKDYITNNLYERIGSDNSVIIKISAPIKSHWAKSHGLNIDQLMGDGKYKENYRLEMAKWGENIRNTDQGYFCRAALDIYNAYDKSIWIVSDIRRKTDIQWFTENFKDICKTIRIESDDSIRIERGWTFVTGIDDAETECDLDDVNTWDLKVTNNTKSIECILQQILELIN is encoded by the exons ATGGCGAGTAGTCAACATATCGATAATAGTgcaataaactttaaaaattcttcaaaaccaaaaataattttattatttagcgGTAAAAGAAAATGtggaaaagattatattacaaacaatttatatgaaag aattggaTCTGATAAcagtgtaattataaaaatatctgcaCCAATTAAGTCTCATTGGGCTAAATCTCATGgtttaaatattgatcaaCTAATGGGAGATGGAAAGTATAAAGAAAACTATCGTCTTGAAATGGCAAAGTGGggagaaaatattagaaatacagATCAAGGTTATTTTTGTCGTGCGGCTCTAGATATATATAACg CATACGATAAATCGATATGGATAGTAAGCGATATACGAAGAAAAACTGACATACAGTGGtttacagaaaattttaaagatatatgtaaaacAATTCGTATTGAATCGGATGATTCAATTAGAATTGAGCGTGGTTGGACATTTGTAACAg gtATTGATGATGCAGAAACTGAATGTGATTTAGATGATGTAAATACATGGGATTTGAAAGTGacaaataatactaaaagTATAGAATGTATATTGCAAcagattttagaattaatcaattaa
- the LOC108000952 gene encoding large ribosomal subunit protein eL29 isoform X2, whose translation MAKSKNHTNHNQNRKAHRNGIKKPKRYRHESTLGMDLKFLRNQRFAKKHNLKPKEQLKRAEKRKALREAKK comes from the exons ATGGCAAAGTCTAAAAATCATACTAATCATAATCAAA atcgtAAAGCTCACCGTAATGGTATTAAAAAACCAAAACGTTATAGGCATGAATCTACACTTGGt atggaTCTCAAATTCTTAAGAAATCAACGTTTTGCCAAAAAGCATAATCTAAAACCCAAAGAACAATTAAAAAGGGCAGAGAAACGTAAAGCTCTTCGTGaagctaaaaaataa
- the LOC107998429 gene encoding armadillo repeat-containing protein gudu, with amino-acid sequence MPPKRKKDAKKISIEPPPAIEPDILEVLEPEEPPKPLISAVTGQPFGPRVHYICEKKEDESSDDEPESEIDEEIKYFEEEGPEVPSEFWHIQKLIRYMKAGNQTATMVAVCLLKDYDLSNKTIQKAIRDMGGLEILVNLLETKDLKCQNGSLSVLLQIITSIDMRRHLIDLGIVTPLIQMLKYPARDIQVLAAETMAIIARIRKARKQIRIRNGIPLILDVMDVPDSILQTPYNNLNEANKELIKVAIACAKVLDSLSSSPKIRELLHNYGVVNHMERFLKSQHISLIIPMIGTIQQCANRDMFRKSFEKTNIIYDVVRHLKSDNVKLQENCALAIFKCGLNKVARDMVRQSSGLDILCKLLEKDEVRANKRLLAAVTGGIWKCAMSPENVMRFNQNNLIASLVQFLEEIEDEEVQANVVGALAECCKDPVNRDRLRINEGLPNLIKLLSSTYEPLLENIPLVIKECAQNESCMDIINDPEHVNDGVRLVWSLLKHPSDKIKINSCLALVPCIKYAKDSPEMVRAFVGGLELTVSLLDNPNNEVLSAVCATIAEIAVDPENLGILSDHGVVDKLAALVTTRDENLRANLTLAIAHCCEWGENNFKFGQLQAVAPLITYMTSKNKNVLRGVCTATYHLSREPLNCITMHSAGIIKHILRLVGSDDPELQIAAASTIRNIRKLALTAEKLHFREITTLKETDYLL; translated from the exons ATGCCaccaaaacgaaaaaaagatgcaaaaaaaatatccatcgaACCACCACCAGC aatcgaACCGGATATTTTGGAAGTACTTGAACCAGAAGAACCACCGAAACCACTAATATCAGCAGTCACAGGACAACCTTTCGGACCTCGAGTTCattatatatgtgaaaaaaaggaagatgaGAGTTCAGATGATGAACCTGAATCTGAAAttgatgaagaaataaaatattttgaagaagaagGTCCGGAAGTGCCATCAGAATTTTGGCATATACAGAAACTTATCAGATATATGAAAGCAGGAAATCAAACTGCAACTATGGTGGCTGTCTGTCTTTTAAAAGATTACGATCTGTCCAATAAa ACGATACAAAAAGCAATTCGAGATATGGGAGGTCTAGAAATCTTAGTGAATCTACTCGAAACAAAAGATCTAAAATGTCAGAACGGCTCGTTGTCAGTCTTACTTCAAATCATAACATCGATCGATATGCGACGGCATCTAATTGATCTTGGTATTGTAACACCGTTGattcaaatgttaaaatatccaGCTAGAGATATTCAA GTTTTAGCTGCAGAAACTATGGCTATTATCGCACGAATAAGAAAAGCAAGAAAACAGATACGAATTAGAAATGGAATACCTCTTATT ttGGATGTGATGGATGTACCAGATTCTATCCTTCAGACaccatataataatttaaatgaagctaataaagaattgataaaGGTTGCGATAGCTTGTGCTAAAGTTTTAGATTCACTGAGCAGTAGTCcaaaaataagagaattgCTTCACAATTATGGTGTAGTGAATCACATGGAACGTTTCTTAAAATCACAACATATTTCTCTTATAATACCAATGATTGGAACTATTCAGCAGTGCGCGAATAGg GATATGTTTCgtaaatcatttgaaaaaacaaatattatctatGATGTGGTTCGACATTTAAAAAGCGATAATGTTAAGTTGCAAGAAAATTGTGCTCTAGCAATATTCAAATGTGGCCTCAACAAAGTCGCCAGGGATATGGTTCGTCAATCGTCTGGTCTAGATATATTATGCAAACTTTTAGAGAAAGACGAAGTTCGTGCTAATAAACGATTGCTAGCTGCTGTCACAGGTGGAATATGGAAATGTGCCATGAGCCCAGAGAACGTCATGAGattcaatcaaaataatttaatagcttCTTTGGTACAATTTCTGGAAGAAATTGAAGATGAAGAAGTGCAAGCGAATGTTGTAGGAGCATTGGCAGAATGTTGCAAAGATCCTGTCAATAGAGACCGTTTGAGGATCAATGAAGGATTGCCAAATCtg atcaaattattaagttcTACATATGAGCCTCTATTAGAAAACATACCATTGGTGATAAAAGAATGCGCTCAAAATGAATCGTGTATGGATATTATCAATGATCCGGAGCATGTCAACGATGGCGTCCGATTAGTTTGGTCGTTGCTCAAACATCCCAgcgataaaatcaaaataaattcctGTCTAGCATTGGTGCCTTGCATTAAATACGCGAAAGATTCTCCTGAAATGGTACGAGCATTCGTAGGTGGATTGGAACTCACGGTCAGTCTTCTCGACAATCCAAACAACGAAGTGTTGAGTGCAGTATGCGCCACTATTGCTGAAATCGCTGTAGATCCAGAAAATTTAGGCATTCTTAGCGATCATGGTGTGGTGGATAAACTGGCCGCCCTTGTGACTACG cGAGATGAAAATTTGCGTGCAAATTTAACCTTAGCCATTGCTCATTGTTGCGAATGGGGAGagaataactttaaatttgGTCAATTACAAGCAGTTGCTCCATTAATTACTTATATGACAagcaagaataaaaatgttctTAGAGGAGTTTGTACAGCTACATATCATTTAAGCAGGGAACCTTTGAATTGTATTACTATGCATTCTGCTGGTATTATTAAG CATATACTACGTTTGGTGGGATCAGATGATCCAGAACTGCAAATTGCTGCAGCATCCACCATTCGAAACATTAGAAAGCTCGCATTAACAGCAGAAAAATTGCACTTTAGAGAAAT AACTACATTAAAAGAAAcagattatttattgtaa